From the genome of Cytobacillus firmus, one region includes:
- the ilvN gene encoding acetolactate synthase small subunit codes for MKRIICLTVMNRPGVLNRITNLFSKRNFNIESISVGLSEHEGMSRITCVVHVEDSGASEQITKQLNKQIDVIKVTDITDQSIVARELALIKVQAVPYTRNEIYSLIEPFRASVIDVSKDSMTVQITGESDKVEAFIELIKPYGIKELARTGTTAFPRGTQRTSQQSKSYSIV; via the coding sequence ATGAAACGAATCATATGCCTGACTGTTATGAATCGGCCGGGTGTTCTAAACAGAATTACTAATCTATTTTCAAAAAGAAACTTTAATATTGAAAGCATTTCAGTCGGCCTGTCTGAACATGAAGGGATGTCGCGAATCACATGTGTGGTCCATGTTGAGGACTCCGGTGCCAGCGAACAAATTACGAAGCAGCTGAACAAGCAAATCGATGTGATAAAAGTAACGGATATCACGGATCAGTCGATTGTCGCAAGAGAGCTTGCCCTTATTAAAGTTCAGGCAGTCCCATATACAAGAAATGAGATTTACTCTTTAATTGAACCTTTCAGAGCTTCTGTGATAGATGTCAGCAAGGATAGCATGACCGTTCAGATTACAGGTGAATCTGATAAGGTTGAAGCCTTCATTGAACTCATTAAACCATATGGAATCAAAGAGCTTGCCAGGACGGGAACAACGGCCTTTCCAAGAGG
- the ilvB gene encoding acetolactate synthase large subunit codes for MLQEAALTETKTETYPVTGADLLLKALEKENVEVIFGYPGGAVLPLYDKLYHSKILHVLPRHEQGGIHAAEGYARISGKPGVVIATSGPGATNIVTGLADAMMDSLPLIVFTGQVATGVIGSDAFQEADILGITTPITKYNYQVRSIEDIPRIVKEAFYIASTGRPGPVLIDIPKDIAAGVSNQPEKETEVNLPGYQPTLKPNYLQIRKLTEAVSRSKKPVILAGAGVLHGRASKELKDYAEQQQIPVIHTLLGLGGFPASHPLFIGMAGMHGCYAANMGLTECDLLINIGARFDDRLTGNLQHFAPHATVAHIDIDPAEIGKNVPTSIPIVADAKEALEQLILQDGKPPAHKEWLETILRWQEEYPYYYDKESGRLKPQQVMEMLHSKTEGNAIVVTDVGQHQMWAAQYYRFNKADRWVTSGGLGTMGFGFPASIGAQLADPEACVLAICGDGGFQMSTQELAIIQEMNLPVKIIIFNNMALGMVRQWQEIFYESRFSHSKIPVQPSFVKLAEAYGIKGYVIHSKAEAEEVLDEVLHNREPVLIDFRVDPDENVYPMIAPGKGLHEMAGVKP; via the coding sequence ATGCTGCAGGAAGCTGCCTTAACAGAAACAAAAACGGAGACATATCCTGTCACCGGCGCTGATCTGTTATTAAAAGCCTTGGAGAAAGAAAATGTTGAAGTGATTTTTGGTTATCCTGGAGGAGCTGTTCTTCCACTTTACGACAAGCTGTATCATTCAAAGATTCTTCATGTGCTGCCGCGCCATGAACAGGGAGGAATTCATGCTGCTGAAGGGTATGCCCGGATATCTGGAAAGCCTGGTGTTGTAATTGCCACTTCAGGACCAGGAGCCACTAATATTGTTACCGGTCTTGCAGACGCAATGATGGATTCACTTCCGCTGATTGTATTTACAGGCCAGGTAGCAACGGGAGTCATTGGGTCAGATGCCTTTCAGGAGGCAGATATCCTTGGGATAACCACTCCAATTACAAAATACAATTATCAGGTCCGCAGCATTGAAGATATTCCGAGAATCGTTAAAGAAGCTTTTTATATAGCTTCAACCGGCAGGCCAGGACCAGTGCTGATTGATATCCCTAAAGACATCGCTGCAGGAGTTTCGAATCAGCCTGAGAAAGAAACGGAAGTGAATCTGCCGGGCTATCAGCCGACATTAAAACCAAATTACCTTCAAATAAGAAAATTAACAGAAGCAGTCAGCAGATCGAAAAAGCCTGTCATCCTGGCTGGTGCCGGCGTGCTTCATGGAAGAGCATCCAAAGAGTTAAAAGATTACGCAGAGCAGCAGCAAATACCTGTTATCCACACACTTCTTGGCCTCGGCGGATTTCCTGCCAGTCATCCATTGTTCATCGGTATGGCAGGTATGCACGGCTGTTATGCAGCCAATATGGGACTTACAGAATGTGATTTGCTGATAAATATTGGAGCCCGTTTTGATGACAGATTAACAGGGAATTTACAGCATTTTGCACCACATGCAACAGTCGCCCATATTGATATTGACCCCGCTGAAATCGGCAAAAATGTTCCAACGTCCATCCCGATTGTGGCAGATGCAAAAGAAGCTCTTGAGCAGCTGATTCTGCAGGATGGAAAGCCGCCGGCCCATAAAGAATGGCTGGAAACCATTTTGAGGTGGCAGGAGGAATATCCATATTACTATGATAAAGAATCCGGACGTCTGAAACCCCAGCAAGTAATGGAAATGCTTCATTCAAAAACGGAAGGCAATGCCATTGTTGTAACAGATGTGGGACAGCATCAAATGTGGGCAGCCCAATACTATCGCTTTAATAAAGCAGACAGATGGGTGACATCAGGAGGACTTGGAACAATGGGATTTGGTTTCCCTGCTAGCATTGGAGCTCAGCTGGCTGATCCGGAAGCATGCGTACTCGCCATTTGCGGAGATGGAGGATTCCAAATGTCAACACAGGAGCTTGCTATCATTCAGGAAATGAATCTCCCGGTGAAAATTATTATTTTTAATAATATGGCCCTTGGCATGGTCCGGCAGTGGCAGGAGATTTTTTATGAATCCCGTTTCTCTCACAGTAAAATCCCGGTACAGCCATCTTTCGTTAAATTGGCAGAAGCCTACGGGATAAAAGGATATGTCATCCATTCTAAAGCAGAGGCTGAAGAAGTATTGGATGAGGTGCTTCATAACCGTGAACCAGTGCTTATTGATTTCAGGGTTGATCCGGATGAAAACGTGTATCCGATGATTGCACCAGGAAAAGGACTTCATGAAATGGCAGGTGTAAAACCATGA
- a CDS encoding metallophosphoesterase family protein, whose protein sequence is MKVLIVSDSHGLTSELSQIREIHPDMDIMIHCGDSELQADDESLKGYAAVRGNCDFDADFPEDRIEEAGGFRFFVTHGHKYSVKSTLMNLSYRARELKADIVCFGHSHSLGAEMSEGILFINPGSIRLPRGRNERTYVILENRGEDVTLDVYDFSNGKIPDLTQKFSLVKRY, encoded by the coding sequence ATGAAAGTTCTGATTGTCAGTGATAGTCATGGGTTAACCTCAGAACTCAGCCAAATTCGTGAAATACATCCTGATATGGATATAATGATTCACTGCGGAGATTCGGAACTTCAGGCAGATGATGAATCACTAAAGGGCTACGCTGCAGTAAGAGGAAATTGTGATTTTGACGCAGATTTTCCGGAGGACAGAATAGAAGAGGCTGGAGGATTCCGCTTTTTCGTCACACACGGTCATAAATATTCCGTTAAGTCCACTTTAATGAATCTGTCATACAGGGCACGTGAATTGAAGGCAGATATCGTATGTTTTGGCCATTCACATAGTCTGGGAGCAGAAATGTCTGAGGGGATATTGTTTATCAATCCTGGAAGCATTAGGCTCCCCAGAGGCAGGAATGAACGGACATATGTCATACTGGAAAACAGGGGAGAAGATGTTACACTGGATGTGTATGACTTTTCTAATGGAAAGATTCCTGATCTGACACAAAAATTTTCACTGGTAAAAAGATATTAA
- a CDS encoding XTP/dITP diphosphatase: MQEVIIATKNAGKAREFERMFKPLGYQVKTLLDYPDFQDVEETGSTFEENAILKAEAVSKAFGRMVIADDSGLIIDALGGKPGIYSARYAGEEKNDQKNMNKVLDELESIPDDKRQARFYCALAIAAPGKRTETVAGTCEGRILREKRGTYGFGYDPIFYSEEKGKAMAELMPEEKSEISHRAKALQKLEELLPSFLAGAENS; the protein is encoded by the coding sequence ATGCAGGAAGTCATAATAGCTACTAAAAACGCAGGCAAAGCGAGAGAGTTTGAGAGAATGTTCAAGCCTCTTGGCTATCAAGTAAAAACCCTTCTGGATTATCCAGATTTTCAGGATGTTGAGGAGACAGGCAGCACGTTTGAAGAGAATGCCATTCTTAAAGCGGAAGCCGTGTCTAAAGCTTTTGGAAGAATGGTCATTGCCGATGATTCAGGGTTGATCATTGATGCGCTTGGAGGGAAGCCGGGCATCTATTCCGCCCGCTATGCAGGCGAGGAAAAAAACGATCAGAAAAATATGAACAAAGTTCTCGATGAGCTCGAAAGCATTCCGGATGATAAGCGCCAGGCGCGGTTTTATTGCGCGCTAGCAATCGCTGCTCCCGGAAAAAGGACTGAAACAGTTGCAGGAACTTGTGAAGGCCGTATCTTAAGAGAAAAAAGAGGGACTTATGGATTTGGCTATGATCCTATTTTCTATTCAGAAGAAAAAGGCAAGGCAATGGCAGAATTAATGCCGGAGGAAAAAAGCGAAATCAGCCATAGGGCGAAAGCTCTCCAAAAGCTGGAGGAGCTGCTTCCTTCTTTCCTGGCCGGAGCAGAAAACTCATGA
- the rph gene encoding ribonuclease PH: MRADGREPKQLRPIHIETDYLKHPEGSVLITVGDTKVICTASIDERVPPFMRGQGKGWITAEYSMLPRATEQRNIRESAKGKISGRTMEIQRLIGRALRAVVDLDALGERTLWLDCDVIQADGGTRTASITGAFIAMAQAMDKLYSSKKLPSYPINDFLAATSVGILTDKQAVVDLNYIEDSSAEVDMNVVMTGSGEFVELQGTGEEATFSYGQLQEMLGAAQEGISELLELQKSALGENISGSIQSKREKLAGRA; the protein is encoded by the coding sequence ATGCGCGCAGATGGACGTGAACCAAAGCAGCTTAGGCCAATACATATTGAAACTGATTATTTAAAGCATCCTGAGGGCTCTGTACTCATTACAGTGGGAGACACGAAGGTGATTTGTACAGCAAGCATTGATGAAAGGGTCCCGCCTTTTATGAGAGGACAGGGGAAGGGCTGGATAACAGCTGAATATTCCATGCTGCCGAGGGCTACAGAACAGAGAAATATCAGGGAATCAGCAAAAGGAAAAATTTCAGGGAGAACAATGGAAATTCAGCGCCTGATCGGCCGTGCACTCCGGGCAGTAGTAGACCTTGATGCGCTTGGCGAAAGAACGCTATGGCTTGATTGCGACGTAATACAGGCTGATGGGGGGACACGGACAGCTTCCATTACAGGAGCTTTTATTGCAATGGCACAGGCGATGGATAAGCTTTACAGCAGCAAGAAGCTTCCAAGCTATCCAATCAATGATTTCCTTGCGGCCACAAGCGTGGGGATTCTTACTGACAAGCAGGCTGTTGTGGATTTGAATTATATTGAAGACTCCTCTGCTGAAGTGGATATGAATGTCGTCATGACCGGGAGCGGGGAGTTTGTAGAGCTTCAGGGAACCGGAGAAGAAGCGACTTTCTCTTATGGACAGCTGCAGGAAATGCTTGGTGCTGCACAGGAAGGGATATCAGAGCTGCTTGAACTTCAGAAATCGGCACTTGGAGAGAATATCTCAGGAAGCATTCAAAGCAAAAGAGAAAAGCTTGCGGGGAGGGCATAA
- a CDS encoding GerMN domain-containing protein — MSINKKTSIVSAVLVSSVLLSGCGLFGSQGKEKVDPPKAVSYTDEGESVAEETTGKETAENEEGVTANLKTELYLIDKNGYVVPQTIDLPKTNSVATQALEYLVENGPVTELLPNDFRAVLPADTKVSVNIKDKVATVDFSKEFQEYAKEDEKKILQSVTWTLTQFDSIDKVKLTLNGHELKEMPVNGTPVSSALTRANGINMDTTEVVDITNTKPVTVYYLGGDEENYYYVPVTKRVSNDMDNKVEAVVSELIKGPNYASNLVTDFLPDVELLEAPKIEEGKVTLNFNENVFSSFEEKMISKHLLNALVLSLTEQKGIESVAVTVDGEAEIVNEDGQKLSEPVTRPENVNTGSF, encoded by the coding sequence ATGTCTATAAATAAAAAAACGTCGATAGTGTCAGCTGTGCTGGTTTCATCTGTATTATTATCAGGCTGCGGATTGTTCGGAAGCCAGGGGAAAGAAAAGGTCGATCCGCCAAAAGCAGTATCTTACACCGATGAAGGCGAAAGTGTTGCTGAGGAAACAACAGGAAAAGAAACAGCTGAAAATGAAGAGGGTGTTACGGCAAATCTTAAAACAGAGCTTTACTTGATTGATAAAAATGGGTATGTTGTTCCCCAGACGATCGATCTTCCAAAAACGAATTCAGTTGCTACACAGGCGTTAGAGTACCTGGTGGAAAACGGTCCTGTTACAGAGCTTCTTCCTAATGACTTCCGAGCAGTCCTTCCGGCTGATACAAAAGTTTCTGTAAATATTAAAGATAAAGTGGCAACCGTCGATTTTTCAAAAGAATTTCAGGAATATGCTAAGGAAGATGAAAAGAAAATTCTCCAATCCGTTACCTGGACACTTACACAATTTGATTCCATTGATAAAGTTAAGCTGACATTAAACGGACATGAATTAAAAGAGATGCCTGTGAATGGCACTCCGGTCAGTTCGGCGTTAACGAGAGCCAATGGAATAAACATGGATACAACGGAAGTAGTGGATATCACGAATACGAAGCCGGTGACCGTTTATTATCTGGGCGGGGATGAAGAAAACTATTATTATGTGCCTGTTACCAAGCGTGTAAGCAATGATATGGACAATAAAGTTGAAGCGGTTGTATCCGAACTGATAAAGGGGCCGAACTATGCATCCAATCTGGTGACAGACTTCCTTCCGGATGTAGAGCTGCTTGAAGCTCCAAAAATTGAAGAAGGAAAAGTCACATTAAACTTTAATGAGAATGTTTTCAGCAGCTTCGAAGAGAAAATGATTTCCAAGCACTTGCTGAATGCACTCGTTCTTTCACTGACAGAACAAAAGGGTATAGAAAGCGTGGCTGTCACTGTCGATGGCGAAGCAGAGATTGTCAATGAGGATGGCCAAAAACTATCCGAGCCTGTAACCCGCCCTGAAAATGTGAATACAGGAAGTTTTTAA